From Synoicihabitans lomoniglobus, the proteins below share one genomic window:
- a CDS encoding haloacid dehalogenase-like hydrolase: MATTLFTQNIIACIWDFDKTLIPDYMQAPLFKRFGVDEDNFWAETNSLVPHYKKRGYHISGEIAYLNHLLTYVLSGEMAGLNNRILRECGGDIQFYPGVADFLDRSRTFVRDKPEYQKHDIALEHYVVSTGLAEMIRGSSIADKIDGVWACEFVENPLQPGFLKQDEMSLSAEAEIAQIGMVIDNTTKTKAIFEINKGTNRNAAIDVNSNIKPEDRRIPLQNMIYIADGPSDIPSFSVVKKGGGKAYAVYNPDSTGEFEQNDRLRQVGRIDHYGEADYRASSPTAKWLRLQIHGMCDRIVADREAAVAQRVSRPPRHLSGEDDDRKKSKGAAPSLKQSDFLDGENPDT; encoded by the coding sequence ATGGCTACCACGCTTTTCACGCAAAACATCATCGCTTGCATCTGGGACTTCGACAAAACGCTCATCCCCGACTACATGCAGGCCCCTCTCTTCAAACGCTTCGGTGTCGACGAGGATAATTTTTGGGCCGAGACCAACAGTCTGGTGCCGCACTACAAGAAGCGCGGTTATCACATCTCGGGTGAAATCGCCTACCTCAACCACCTGCTCACCTACGTGCTGTCCGGTGAAATGGCGGGTCTGAACAATCGCATCCTTCGCGAGTGTGGCGGCGATATTCAGTTTTACCCGGGGGTGGCCGACTTTCTCGATCGCAGTCGCACCTTCGTGCGCGACAAGCCGGAATACCAAAAACACGACATCGCCTTGGAACACTACGTGGTCAGCACCGGTTTGGCGGAGATGATCCGGGGCAGCTCAATCGCGGACAAAATCGATGGTGTGTGGGCCTGCGAATTTGTGGAAAATCCGCTGCAACCAGGGTTCCTGAAGCAGGACGAGATGTCACTTTCGGCCGAGGCTGAGATCGCGCAAATCGGCATGGTCATCGACAACACGACCAAGACGAAGGCCATTTTCGAGATCAACAAAGGCACCAATCGCAACGCCGCGATCGATGTGAATTCCAACATCAAGCCCGAGGACCGCCGCATCCCCCTGCAGAACATGATTTACATCGCGGATGGTCCCAGTGACATCCCCAGTTTTTCCGTGGTCAAAAAGGGCGGCGGCAAGGCGTATGCCGTCTACAATCCCGACTCCACGGGTGAGTTCGAACAGAACGATCGTCTGCGCCAAGTCGGCCGCATCGATCACTACGGTGAAGCCGATTATCGCGCCAGCAGCCCCACGGCGAAATGGTTGCGACTCCAGATTCATGGGATGTGCGACCGCATCGTCGCAGATCGCGAAGCTGCCGTCGCGCAACGTGTGTCACGCCCGCCTCGTCATTTGTCCGGCGAAGACGATGATCGCAAAAAATCCAAAGGTGCCGCTCCCAGCTTGAAGCAGTCCGACTTCCTGGACGGCGAAAACCCGGACACCTAA
- a CDS encoding FecR domain-containing protein, which produces MKTKRILTVLVALFWVATISAQTAKVIRMTGAKSATVLLPDQVEETVLEEGQEVPVGSLILVGEGTKLFLRTFTGTITVAEAESIFEIETVEITADNKEKTVLDLRSGNLVANLDPKKRATNDYGVRTPKGVAAARGTNFTISVDGLDVLVTVSAGVVTVEIPEFPLPVSLSPGQASSGGAATTLSAVMNNPATAAVARAVVQATASAVSSLAADPDSGVTSETVSQVVTTAGQAAAETGDSALVSSVAAAATEANPAMAETAVTAAVATNPAAAAEIAGAATAAFPASAQAVVQAAVASNPSSAAAVTTAATTAAPTQAQAVVQGAVNSNPGAAAEIATAATAVAPESADAVVQTAVTANPAAASQVVTGVVQSVSRSTGANVQTTAQALATTANTASAAAGSTETVDANTVAQDVETAAAAETAATEETATDEEEAEEDAEEAEEEAAEEEAEESAEEEAEETPAEDENATEEEAPVEEEAPAEEEASAEDEAPIEEEAPSEEESPAEETPAEETPVETPEVPEDVPEIPDLDEVGNVSTSS; this is translated from the coding sequence ATGAAAACCAAGCGTATTTTAACCGTTTTAGTCGCCTTGTTTTGGGTCGCGACGATTTCGGCGCAGACCGCGAAAGTAATTCGCATGACCGGAGCAAAGTCGGCGACCGTGCTCTTGCCCGATCAAGTCGAGGAAACCGTGCTGGAGGAAGGTCAGGAGGTGCCGGTCGGGTCACTCATTCTCGTAGGCGAAGGCACCAAACTCTTTTTGCGCACCTTCACGGGCACGATTACCGTGGCCGAAGCGGAGTCCATTTTTGAAATCGAGACAGTCGAAATCACGGCGGACAATAAGGAGAAGACCGTCTTGGATCTGCGCAGCGGCAATTTGGTCGCCAATCTCGATCCCAAAAAGCGGGCCACGAATGATTACGGAGTGCGCACCCCCAAAGGAGTCGCCGCTGCTCGAGGCACCAATTTCACGATCAGTGTGGACGGTCTCGACGTTTTGGTGACGGTCTCGGCGGGGGTGGTGACGGTCGAGATTCCGGAGTTTCCTTTGCCCGTCTCCCTTTCTCCCGGCCAAGCTTCGAGTGGCGGTGCGGCCACCACACTTTCCGCCGTGATGAACAACCCGGCGACAGCCGCTGTTGCGCGTGCCGTGGTGCAAGCCACCGCCTCCGCCGTGTCGAGTCTGGCGGCGGATCCGGACTCGGGCGTGACGTCGGAAACCGTATCTCAGGTCGTGACCACCGCCGGTCAGGCCGCAGCCGAAACAGGCGATTCGGCACTGGTTTCGTCCGTCGCCGCGGCGGCCACCGAGGCGAATCCAGCCATGGCCGAAACCGCGGTGACCGCGGCGGTCGCCACGAATCCTGCGGCCGCTGCTGAGATTGCCGGGGCGGCCACCGCCGCCTTTCCTGCATCGGCTCAAGCAGTGGTGCAAGCAGCTGTGGCCTCCAACCCGTCCTCCGCCGCCGCTGTAACCACCGCCGCGACGACCGCAGCCCCCACTCAAGCCCAAGCGGTGGTGCAAGGCGCCGTGAATTCCAACCCCGGAGCCGCGGCTGAAATTGCCACGGCCGCGACCGCGGTGGCCCCGGAATCCGCTGATGCCGTGGTGCAAACCGCAGTGACGGCCAATCCGGCAGCTGCATCCCAAGTGGTGACCGGCGTGGTGCAATCGGTCTCTCGCTCGACTGGAGCAAATGTCCAGACCACAGCGCAAGCTCTCGCCACGACGGCCAACACCGCGTCGGCGGCGGCCGGTAGCACGGAGACGGTGGATGCTAACACGGTGGCGCAAGACGTTGAAACGGCTGCGGCCGCAGAAACAGCGGCCACGGAAGAAACGGCGACGGACGAGGAAGAGGCCGAGGAAGACGCGGAAGAGGCGGAAGAAGAAGCCGCCGAAGAAGAAGCCGAAGAGTCTGCGGAGGAAGAGGCGGAGGAAACTCCCGCCGAGGACGAAAACGCCACGGAAGAGGAAGCTCCCGTGGAGGAAGAAGCCCCCGCGGAAGAAGAAGCGTCGGCCGAGGATGAAGCTCCGATTGAGGAAGAGGCTCCGAGCGAAGAAGAATCGCCAGCCGAGGAAACTCCGGCCGAGGAGACTCCGGTCGAAACGCCCGAGGTGCCGGAAGATGTTCCGGAGATCCCCGACCTTGACGAAGTGGGGAACGTCAGCACCTCCAGTTGA